The genome window agaaaatgacacatgtcatgagaagaagagagaaggtccaaaagagaaggttagagagaaggttgctaatATTCCTCTAATGGCAATACTGTATTGGATGGTCATGGTAAATGAGTTAATTAGTTGGACTTCTTCCAACATTAAGTGTTGATAACTTCGCAGGATCTTTCGAGGATCCTAGCTAGGACTGTAAAATGGTCGGCTTCGGATAAGATATATTTGAATCTAAATCCGAATACATTTATAATCGGATTATTGGATTTGGATCGTATTCATACTATCGGATTGTACTCATACTATCGGATTGTACTTATCAATCCATATTCGTTACGCACTGAATTCAAATCGAATCATATTATTATCAGACTTATTTTGAGAtgtacaaaaaattaaaatttcatttgtatttattgtatttatctactttttatatcaaactttgatattttatcataaaaattagttttaagTGTATTCTTAGTGcatataaaactaaaattactCATTTAGacatataaaatattaatataaagcATAGAAAAACTAAATTATGCTTCATACTAAGTTGAATCAAATTATTATCGGATCGGATAAACTATAATCCATATCTGGATCCATCTATAATTGGATTATCGAATTTGGATTATTGGATTGACAAGTTCAATCCATTTCCTATTAATTACACTGGATTCATATCAAAATCTGATCCATTGACAtggatttgaggggaaatcatttcccatgtcatttcccaAGGAATGGGAATGAAAGATTCCTttcccacgtttggtaatgtCGGAAAAGTAACTGACAGATTTcactttgtttcctttcccatgtttgttttgagtaggaatggaaaacaaagtttgtataatttttcaattatacccatattaaatcaaataaaaaaaatgcatttaatggtacattgtaattataaattgttCATAGGGACCaaatagtcatgaaaattgtgcattgaatgttggctcattttcccaaactttcccatgagaagggaaaacaaaacccaagttaagAGGAGagcttcactttcccccctACTTTCTCATGTGCTAGGCAACCATTTCCCATgcctggacttaccaaacatgggaaaacaattgaatttcCATTCATAAGCCtcctttcccatgaaccaaacgggacCTAAATCCTTTTCCATGCTAAGGGTGCTAAGGGCCATAGCATCGATAGCTCTCAACAAAGCAAGTTCTTGATCTGAACTTTGtgaaccaccaccaccaccaccttctgCAGCAAGCAACCttatgaaatataaaattaaccaaaaataaaatggtgATCAAAATATTGGAACAAAACTTACTGCTCCAACATGAATCATGATGGCTAGCAGGAGAAGCGGCAGCACTTTCCTGAAGTCCAGACAAAGATGCAAATCATCTCTAGAAACCTATTCACAatataaatattgaaaatgccaTAGGGTAATGAAAATCCAAGAATTCAAATCCCTTTTGCACTGCCCCAGTAATCTTCAGTTTCTAAACAGGGTTGAAAGACcagataaataaaataaaatgtggGTTCTCTTAAATAATAGTATAGATGGAGAAATGAATATCTACTACCTCAGGGAGTGGTGCCAAATGAGAAGTTTTTCAACGGGACTGTCACACCGCCACGTGATGTTACAAattcacttatattataatagtGTATTTAAGTATTAATAATATACCTTAGATCCAAGAAATATAATCCATGTCGTTTACCCGTGGGTTCCTTTTCATTGATGAGAAGCCTTTGGGCTCATCCATGTAGCTAGAATTCTCTTTTAAAGACCCATTCGATATGTTGTATTCACATTGATTTAATGTAAACATAATGAGCTATTAATATCATAACGATTCTAATTGAGTTATTTGTAGAAACATGTGAGAATGTCTCTTTACAATAACTTCCTTATTTATGAGTGAGATCATTGTTCACTAGTCTCGCATATTGTAGTTCTATATTGCCATTAGAGTTGTACATAGTTCGGGGAGCGAGCTTGTTGCATGCATGCGTTCTCAAAGGCAACCTCCACGGGCAAATCCAACCCTCCCCCCAGCAAAGTCATACACAACCTCGAACGTCTTCTGCTGAACATTCCCAAGTACTGCAAATTTATTATTAGCATCATTTCCAGCAAAGGCCAAGCAAACCTGGGAAGCACTGGATGAGtaaaatatatagaaaagttgatatagatcCAAATTCTTATTGAGGAGTTGGGTTTAATCCTCGAATTTGATGACTTTGATACAAGTCCTTTAACTTTTGTGCCACATAGAATTACAttccttttaaaatattttttgatgtaatatttttattattttattttaaaaaatagtttttgtTCCAATGTTGCCCtaatgacttgaatcgggtaataatcatttatgtcacaTTGCCTATTGCatattgtgtgtatatatatgttttttcatattttcgacTATGtgtaatagtattttatgtacttttttttatttttttataggtaacatacaattttattttgtctatttttgtatctGACTTATAGATAGTCTTCTAATTTACGTTCCTAACTTATAGGTAATATGATTTATCACCAAGTATTCTTTATTGCTAATAATAACACTATTTACTTGTATGTCAGGTACATAATTTAATGTgggtctttactttttattgattaaattgtattttttttcatatatgtcAAAAGACCTACATCTAAATGTCAAAAACGCGAGGACTAAATTCAATGACAGCTAATCGTTTTGGACCTTGATCTAAGAAGCCCTAAAATATACCCGTAGCATCCAACTCCAACTTCAGCCCTCCCTGAAAGTAAAATGCTATGTGTGGATACTTCACTGTCACATAACTACTAAGATCATAGCATGTATCCAGTACCGAAAGCGCCTGAGTTAACGGATATTTTGTCATCGCTTGACGAAACACATCCCGCGAAGCGCTGTAAGCCGCCGCAGGCAAGCGGGTTATGACCGTCCCCGTGTCAATGATGGTCCCAGAAGATAAGAAAACCGAAGGTGAAATCCACAATTTATGTCCACCAACACTGATACCGACCAGGTTGAGGCCATAAAAAGATGGGTCTTGAGAGACAGTGGTGAGGGGCGTGAACTTTACGTGCTTAAAAGCTCTGCGGTGTTTGCCGAAACCAAGGTAACCGGTGGAGCTTGAAGTGGAGGGTagacaataaaagaaaatgcgGCCATACTTGTTGGCTGTTTGTTGGACGAAGGAGATGTTGTGGCGCCCAAGTCCAAGAAACCCTGCGGAGCTCCCAAAGTTGCCTTGGTTGATTTGGCCGCATCCAAAGATAAACTCATCGAACACCTCAGTTGAAGTTAAGGTGAGCCTTTCTTTGCCGAAAAATCCAACAGAGAATGATTTGTCTCCATATTGCATGTCGTATATACACGTAGAGTTGTCAGTTGAGCAACGAGGTATTTTGTGTGTGACTGGAGTGAGCTGAGAGCAGACATTGGATTTACAGGAAATATTGACATATGAAGTGGAGATGGAAGGGTCAAAGAGGGGCTCCATTTGTTTGTAGCAAGATCCAATGCATGGCCGACATTGAGTCCAGGAGAGGTCGCTTCCTGTGTCAAATATGAGCGAAAGTTGCTTCTGAGGTGTGCCTAGGCCCACAGTCACAATGTAGTCCCCAGAACTCACTATGTCACCGGAATGGACTGGCATTGTGGTGGCACCGTCGCtgttcattttctttgaaCCAAGCCGAGAGTGGATTGATTTGACCCCGGCTTGGTCTCGGTCGAGGATTTGAGTATGATTGGGAGGATTTTCTTTCTGTATTTGGTTGAGTTCGGAGCAAGGGCCATGTTTGTGTACCACTTTTAGTGTTGATGCTTTATTCTCCTCACCTGGATTGAAATAGGTGATTCTGAATTCAAATGTTCAaatattcataattaatttcaCATATATAACATTACTCATGAGGTCCTCaaggaaattaaattttttttttttctttcaagctTTTAACAGTTTATGATTTAGATTAAATTTAGCCCATATTTCATGAACCAAAATATATAAGATTatgacttcttttttttttctgaagcTTTTATCAATTgtagtttaaaaaatatatatataagcaataatctAAATTATCTATTAATCTAATCTACCAAAAGGggagattcgaacttgagTGCATGGGGACAAGGTCACTATCTTTCCGTTGACTTTTTACCTTTATATTCTCACACGCCCCCGCACGTGTGacgaattttcaagcctaacatgTGGACAGCACATAttgggtgacgtggagcaCGTTGTTGGGCTTTCACATGTGGGCAAAacaagctctgataccatgaaggaagttgaggtaccaccccaaaaccaattggcaataggaggagtagcccaactccttataagcatttgctaggtttctcaactttccaatgtgagactttttaccttcacattctcacaccaCCAATTGCTAGTTAGTTgttatctttaaataaaaCCCATGTCgcaataaattaaaaagtcATTTCATCGAGTATATGCTAGTAAAAATCAacggaaaaagaaaaagaaattttttaaaaattttcgtCATCTGGAAAGATTGCCTTTTCGTTATGGAAAGATGACAATCTACTTTTCCATTACTTCTAACGACTACATGCACATAGAGGTAAGGGCATTCCATAGTTATGTGAATAACCTTTGGTGGAGGGGCTGCAGGTGGTTTCTGGTAGCAGAGACTTGACTTCAACTCTATGAATATGTTGAACAGCAAGGTCAGTTTCCATGTCTCTTTCTGCAAGGAAATGCCAGTTTCCGAAGGGAATAGATTCAGgcatagaagaagaaagcaacGAATGAAATACTTGAGGAAGCAGGAGGTGGGAATATTAAGAGTTTTCATGACTGAGAAGCATTCCCTCAAAATTAGCTATGTTGGTCCTGGAATAATTAAGCATATTCTTTAGCTTTTATAAGATAATTGGACAGAGTGGGTAATTATTAGTTCTTACATTTCACTCATTATGCACCTTGACCAAGAGTTAACATAGCATATTCCCACTAATCATGCAACATGACTAGCAACATTAACAACTGTGGGTGCAGTGGCGGAGGTAGAGTTTGATATTTTGGGGGGCCACAAGCTTAAAACTGTGGGATTTTTTTATGTAATCTATACTATACTCTTTATACAGCCAAAGATGTGAGAAGCCATCTTAGGTCTATGAATAGCTTCGCTCCTATGTGGGTGTATGGTAAGCATTGTACACAACTATATTTTTGATAATATTGTATTATCATGAGCATCTCCATCCATTATCAAATCAATTTTTAGTTGAATATGTTAGCCTTACGGATTTTAATATTGTTGTGCATATTTTGATGATAACAAATTGTTCTTTTATCTAATGTATTTCAAGTGTGATAAATTGTAAGGAGCAGGTATTTCCAAATGAATCAAAATTACTGTACACACTGGAAGACATTTGGAACATTGAGCAAGAAGCCGGCACTCTGTAAGtgtatgcattttgagtttttcttttggcttcccttgacaataTTGTAATAGGACATACATTGTAATTACccaagctcaagtttagattaaGAATAGTTGCAATAAGTGTTCTTATCTGGCTGCTATCTTATGGAGGATCAATCATATTGGTAAAGGTAATTTGTGCATTAtatcatattgcattcattagATTTCTTAagattatgactagtcatcttgttttcgtatgactagtcatcttttgCATCAGTAAGTTTTCCAGTAGGATCCTACCAAACTTTTTTGTCTTATTCTATGAAATTTCTCAGCTGCCATGTGTACTATTCTGACCTATGaatttttgggtaaaaataaaatgattccTCATTGGACAGCCGTCAATTTTGAGGTGAGGTTTTGAAAAGGTTTCTCTAtccttttgcttcttcttcttcctcaagagaaAACCCCCATTTTTATCTATGAGTTTTCTAAATTGATTTTCGAAAACTGCTTTTGAAATGTGAAATCTGCATCTAGCTagaacaaattgaaattggtacttaggtgacgaggggtaaatttaaaagatattcaatcaagaacgcaacaactttcacacactctagaccttgaccaaatactcttatgactagtcaactgttagatatgaattataccaaacaataacatacacagagcataccaagatgtacctgcaagcctagagaattactagtgacaacctaggcactcagaaggacccatcaatctaggcatcccctgtgctagcaacaactatggtgaaagtgtgtgaagacaacataatcaagcaaacaccaaacagcaagaaaaagatgactagtcaaccgcaCAAAttcagatgactagtcaactatcaagaacacaaacccagaaaatttacagagatggaaaccagaaattgttcacccagaaacccaccattgggaaaaactgggggtcatcaaccgaccaggcaatccatTAAgcaaaaaagattcttacaaagaacactagcaagctcaagaaattcctaggtctatttaggaagatgagctatacctcctttgtgcaatcttcttctccaacttagcaaagcttgaagctcagttcttcatggcaatggcagctccttctccagctctttcatcccatggcactagcttgcaagctctaactcagacagaaatgaaatttggattcatggagaaaatgacaatttcttcaagaaaccatactcttgaagaaatcaatcttgaatctgacctagatgtatatgatagagtgtttgatctagcaagatgaagttttcatatttcaaatgcagttttcaaaaagaaacaatttggaaaactcaaagatgaaaaatatgaaggttactcttgaggaagaagaagcgaaagtttgctatgaaactttccaaaaaCTTATCCACAAAAGTGACGGCTGCCAAATGAGGAATTCTTTGGCTTTTACCAAAAATTCATAGGTCAGAATAGACACATGGCAGCTGAGAAATTTgtagaaaatgacaaaaaaaatgctTAAGCCCCAGCTGGAAACAGTGAGCTGGAAATCCTAATTGAAACAAAGGTCGACTAGTCATGCGAAggaaagatgactagtcatacgaaggaaagatgactagtcataatctTAAGAAATTTAGTGAATGCAATGTAGTGTAATGCAGAATTTACCTTTGTCAAACGCGTTGTTTTCCATCAGAATGTAGGCAgataagaacacctagagaagtAATTCTTAATCTAAACTTAGAGCTTGAGAAACTACAATGATTGTCCTAATACAAAATTGTCAAGGGaagtcaaaagaaaaaaactcaaaatgcatacattaacaaaAACACATTCTCATATacatctaggtcagattcaagattgatttcttcaagagtatggtttcttgaagataTTGGTCACTTTtcctttgaatccaaatttttggtttctgtttgagtttgagttggCTTCTtggtgccatgggatgaaagagctacagaaggagctgccattgccatgaaggaTTAAGCTGctagagaagaagattgcacaaaggaggtatagctcatcttcctaaatagatctaggaTTTCTTGAGCTTTCTTGTGTTTCTTTCTAAGAATCTTCTttacttagtggattgcctggtcaGTTGATGACCCGCAGTTTTTCCTAGTGTTGAGTTTCTAGGTgaacaatttctattttgcagaattgttattttctgggtttgtgttcttgatagttgactagtcatcgcaTGATGTTCATatatttctgggtttgtgtcttgtggttgactagtcatcattatctgCTGGTTGTTGCTTACTTGATTATAATGctttcacacactttcaccatagttgttgttAGCACATAGGATGCTTAGATTGACGGGTCATTCTGAGTGCCTGGGTTGTCACTGGTAATCTTCTAGGCTTGCAGGTACAGAttggtatgctctgtgtatgtGTTCTTGGTTATGGTTTTACATGAATAGCAGTTGACTATTCATAAGTACATTTGATCAAGGTTtaaagtgtgtgaagattGCTGTGTCAACTTATAGCTTGTAATTTTACCCTTCGTCACCTCAGTTCCAATTACACACTTAAGcaaatatttcttcaatacAGAAGAGTTAGGTTATTCTTGTAAAACTCTTTgtggattgaacatctaaggctCTTTACCTAGATTGACTTTAGGttccttcatgcattcatatcctacatgaaaaattgttttataaaatattggctaagtatgaaaaatggttttttagaataatcattttctcaagataatttttggcggcttttattccgtacacatcaaataagaaaacttgattttatgagaattttatatgaagtatatattgacttaataagccatcatttttagtcTAAATCATATGTTGAACTAAaatcgatttttcatattttgatttggtgggaatttgattttctagtatttttctttgaatccaaatggggctacttccttatttacattgtaaacttaaataaatgtctttgtccttttggaaatggaaataagATAACATGTACACTATTCCAACGGAAAATAGCAAACTGTTCCAACGGGTCAATTTCATAACATCTATTTTTCTAACGGCTCACATATTTCTCAAACGGCTACATTCCTAATGGCTCTATTTTTCCAACATCTATATTTCTATACTTATAAATATGTATTTAGATTAATCAACATATTCATCCATGCTTACAAGCATTCATCATACTCTGAATATCTTTTTCTCTTGAGCCAATCATGTTTAAATTCATACAAGAGTTTTAGTGTTTGAATTTCTTCTGCATTACCTACTCAGGAAGGAGAGTTATCTTTGTGTGAGATTCAATTGTATATCCCTCTCAAATAGGAGAGATTTTTTGTTCTAAGAGTTATTTCAAACTTGTAAAAGGGCTTGGTTTGACCTTGTGAGGTGAGAAGGGTGTCTTC of Prunus dulcis chromosome 4, ALMONDv2, whole genome shotgun sequence contains these proteins:
- the LOC117625310 gene encoding aspartyl protease family protein At5g10770-like; translation: MPESIPFGNWHFLAERDMETDLAVQHIHRVEVKSLLPETTCSPSTKGEENKASTLKVVHKHGPCSELNQIQKENPPNHTQILDRDQAGVKSIHSRLGSKKMNSDGATTMPVHSGDIVSSGDYIVTVGLGTPQKQLSLIFDTGSDLSWTQCRPCIGSCYKQMEPLFDPSISTSYVNISCKSNVCSQLTPVTHKIPRCSTDNSTCIYDMQYGDKSFSVGFFGKERLTLTSTEVFDEFIFGCGQINQGNFGSSAGFLGLGRHNISFVQQTANKYGRIFFYCLPSTSSSTGYLGFGKHRRAFKHVKFTPLTTVSQDPSFYGLNLVGISVGGHKLWISPSVFLSSGTIIDTGTVITRLPAAAYSASRDVFRQAMTKYPLTQALSVLDTCYDLSSYVTVKYPHIAFYFQGGLKLELDATGIFYSSSASQVCLAFAGNDANNKFAVLGNVQQKTFEVVYDFAGGRVGFARGEGGGGGGSQSSDQELALLRAIDAMALSTLSMEKDLGPVWFMGKEAYEWKFNCFPMFGKSRHGKWLPST